Genomic DNA from Vanrija pseudolonga chromosome 3, complete sequence:
AGTCGTGATAACCAGCGCCTGGATAACAATCTTCGAGTCGTAGTAGCTGGTGACCGAGCCGATCATGATCGACTCGAAGAACGTAAAGGCGGCAAGAACAAACATGTTGGCGGGGTAGTTGTGGCGCTTCCAGTAGACGCCGAATAGCGAGACAAACGAGCCGATGAGGGACGTGAAGATGACCCAGGGGTTGTTCTGGACAAAGTTACGCGGGCCGTCGAACGACAGGCTGACCGACACGGCGGCAGTGAgggcaagctgcgcgaggaggatggcGTACACCTTGCGGATGAAGGCGCGGCGGATGGCCTCGTCGCAgtccatgacgacgacgccgaccttgaAGTCGTCGgggatgtcgtcgtcgggggtATCCATCCACGCGTTGCGGGCGGCGGAGCTGgacgccgcctgcgcctggaGCGCGAACGGGATGGCGGaggccgcgtcgagctggggcTTGGactgcgccgacgaggcgccgagcagcggcgcggtcgccgacgagccgt
This window encodes:
- the Tmbim4 gene encoding Protein lifeguard 4, yielding MSSPPRYTATQYGAADDDGSSATAPLLGASSAQSKPQLDAASAIPFALQAQAASSSAARNAWMDTPDDDIPDDFKVGVVVMDCDEAIRRAFIRKVYAILLAQLALTAAVSVSLSFDGPRNFVQNNPWVIFTSLIGSFVSLFGVYWKRHNYPANMFVLAAFTFFESIMIGSVTSYYDSKIVIQALVITTGVFVGLTLFTFQTKLDFSSFGPFLFAGIWGLLTAGLVGIFLPYNQTFDLIIAIAGVVIFSGLILYDTQQIMKRLSVDEAILGSLTLYLDALNLFLYVLRILNNQRD